In the genome of Aureimonas sp. OT7, one region contains:
- a CDS encoding carnitine 3-dehydrogenase yields MTGPAIGRAACIGGGVIGGGWVARFLLAGIDVDVFDPHPDAQRIVGEVVANAELAYAMLTCAPLPPRGRLVFHDSLAEAVAAADWIQESVPERLDLKRGVLAEIDAAARPDAMIGSSTSGLLPTDLQAAMAHPERLFVAHPYNPVYLLPLVELVGGRQTDKAVIGRAQAALQAIGMKGVVIHREIEAFVGDRLLEALWREALWLVKDDVCDVETLDDVIRYSFGLRWAQMGLFQTYRIAGGEAGMRHFLQQFGPCLAWPWTRLTDVPEMDAALVDKIAAQSDAQAGGLSIRELERLRDENLVGILQSLKAGDGGRGWGAGRLLAEFEHELQARVSPAPDEDGRLKLLSATVSPAWIDYNGHMTEHRYLQLFGEATDAFLRMIGVDADYVAGGSSYYTVESHLRHLGQARAGQRLDVETFLLGHDAKRLHLAHAITDEAGATLATAEHMLLHVTGQRAAPAPAAVAAALDGVMRSGAHLQRPDFVGRAVAMPPVKP; encoded by the coding sequence ATGACGGGCCCGGCGATCGGACGCGCTGCCTGTATCGGCGGCGGTGTCATCGGCGGGGGCTGGGTAGCCCGGTTCCTGCTCGCCGGCATCGACGTGGACGTCTTCGACCCCCACCCGGACGCGCAGCGCATCGTCGGCGAGGTGGTGGCCAATGCCGAGCTCGCCTATGCCATGCTGACTTGCGCGCCGCTGCCGCCGCGCGGCCGCCTCGTCTTCCACGACAGCCTCGCCGAGGCGGTGGCGGCCGCGGACTGGATACAGGAAAGCGTGCCGGAACGGCTGGACCTCAAGCGCGGCGTTCTGGCTGAGATCGATGCCGCCGCCCGGCCGGACGCGATGATCGGATCGTCGACGTCGGGCCTCCTGCCCACCGACCTGCAGGCCGCAATGGCGCATCCGGAGCGGTTGTTCGTCGCCCATCCCTACAATCCTGTCTATCTGCTTCCGCTGGTGGAACTGGTGGGCGGACGGCAGACCGACAAGGCCGTCATCGGCCGTGCACAGGCCGCCCTGCAGGCCATCGGCATGAAGGGCGTCGTCATCCACCGGGAGATCGAGGCCTTCGTCGGCGATCGGCTTCTGGAAGCCCTGTGGCGCGAGGCGCTGTGGCTCGTCAAGGACGATGTCTGCGATGTGGAAACGCTGGATGACGTGATCCGCTATTCCTTCGGCCTGCGCTGGGCACAGATGGGCCTTTTCCAGACCTATCGCATCGCCGGGGGCGAAGCGGGTATGCGGCATTTCCTCCAGCAGTTCGGACCGTGCCTCGCCTGGCCATGGACCAGGCTGACCGACGTGCCCGAGATGGACGCGGCCCTCGTCGACAAGATCGCCGCCCAGTCGGACGCCCAGGCCGGCGGGCTGTCCATCCGCGAGCTGGAACGCCTGCGCGACGAGAACCTTGTCGGCATTCTGCAATCCCTGAAGGCCGGCGATGGCGGCCGGGGCTGGGGCGCGGGCCGGCTGCTGGCCGAGTTCGAGCATGAATTGCAGGCGCGCGTATCGCCGGCGCCCGACGAGGACGGTCGTCTGAAACTGCTGTCGGCCACGGTCAGCCCCGCCTGGATCGACTATAACGGCCACATGACGGAGCACCGCTATCTCCAGCTCTTCGGCGAGGCGACGGACGCTTTCCTGCGGATGATCGGCGTCGATGCAGACTATGTGGCGGGCGGAAGCAGCTATTACACCGTCGAGAGCCATCTGCGTCATCTGGGTCAGGCGCGCGCCGGCCAGCGCCTCGATGTCGAGACCTTCCTTCTGGGGCATGACGCAAAGCGGCTGCACCTTGCGCATGCGATCACGGACGAGGCCGGGGCGACACTGGCGACGGCGGAGCACATGCTGCTTCATGTCACGGGCCAGCGCGCCGCGCCGGCACCCGCCGCGGTGGCGGCGGCGCTGGACGGCGTGATGCGGAGCGGCGCCCACCTGCAGCGCCCGGACTTCGTCGGCCGGGCCGTCGCCATGCCGCCCGTCAAGCCATGA
- a CDS encoding GntR family transcriptional regulator gives MNERVSFRTIKDEIARRIGDKVWPPGTLIPGEAALADEFGAARATVNRALQELARTGLLERKRKAGTRVALNPVRQARLSIPIVGEEIAALGQTYDYALLTRTEHAAGPADARRLGVPVGRPVLSIACLHRADGKPYQYEDRLISLDAVPTARDEAFRSVGPNEWLVNNAPFSYAELSFLAAAATEAEAGYLALPPGQPVFVAERLTFILTRPITHVRMVHPQSHRLRTIL, from the coding sequence ATGAACGAGCGCGTATCCTTCCGCACCATCAAGGACGAGATCGCCCGGCGCATCGGCGACAAGGTCTGGCCGCCCGGCACGCTCATCCCCGGCGAGGCGGCATTGGCGGACGAGTTCGGCGCGGCGCGGGCCACCGTCAACCGCGCCCTGCAGGAGCTGGCGCGCACGGGCCTTCTGGAGCGCAAGCGCAAGGCCGGCACCCGTGTTGCCCTCAACCCCGTCCGGCAGGCCCGGCTGTCCATTCCCATCGTGGGCGAAGAGATCGCGGCACTGGGCCAGACCTATGATTATGCTTTGCTGACGCGCACCGAGCACGCCGCCGGCCCGGCCGATGCGCGCCGGCTGGGCGTGCCCGTGGGGCGGCCCGTCCTCAGCATCGCATGCCTGCACCGCGCGGATGGGAAACCCTATCAGTACGAGGACAGGCTCATCAGCCTCGATGCAGTCCCGACAGCACGGGACGAAGCCTTCCGTTCCGTCGGCCCCAATGAATGGCTGGTCAACAACGCGCCCTTCTCCTATGCGGAACTCAGCTTCCTGGCCGCTGCCGCAACCGAGGCGGAGGCCGGCTATCTGGCCCTGCCACCCGGCCAGCCGGTGTTCGTCGCAGAGCGGCTGACCTTCATCCTGACGCGGCCGATCACCCATGTGCGGATGGTGCATCCGCAAAGCCATCGGCTGCGCACCATCCTCTGA
- a CDS encoding formimidoylglutamate deiminase, which translates to MRIEAATALTPDGWRNDIVVTIGGDGRIEAVEPAKDQPSDLSVPVLLPALSNLHSHTFQRAMAGLTEWRGPAGRDSFWTWRELMYRFLDVLTPDEIEAIAAFAFMEMQEAGFSAVAEFHYLHRAPGGVPYDNRAELSERIIAAAADTGIGLTLLPVLYQQGGLDGRPLAGGQRRFFNDTDSFLRLVCAAETALARLPGDAALGIAPHSLRAVSAESLGEAVALRGSGPLHMHIAEQELEIEEVVAATGRRPVEWLFDNHVVDARWCLIHATHMTPDETERLARSGAVAGLCPVTEANLGDGIFNGVDYLSAGGHFGIGSDSNIRISTGEELRQLEYSQRLKHRGRAVLAEPGGSVGRRLYDIALAGGAQALGRDSGAIAPGKWADLVALDANVLSGSRKGDGLIDAFVFTADRSAVTDVWSAGRHSVQAGRHVARAALAARYARTLSRLTDLS; encoded by the coding sequence ATGCGTATCGAAGCCGCAACGGCCCTGACACCGGACGGATGGCGCAACGACATAGTCGTCACGATCGGCGGCGACGGCCGGATCGAAGCCGTCGAGCCGGCTAAGGATCAGCCGTCCGACCTGTCCGTCCCCGTGCTGCTGCCGGCCCTGTCCAATCTGCACAGCCACACGTTCCAGCGTGCCATGGCAGGCCTGACCGAATGGCGGGGGCCGGCCGGACGCGACAGCTTCTGGACCTGGCGCGAATTGATGTACCGCTTTCTCGACGTGCTGACGCCCGACGAGATCGAAGCCATCGCGGCGTTCGCCTTCATGGAGATGCAGGAAGCGGGTTTTTCTGCCGTCGCCGAGTTCCATTATCTGCATCGTGCGCCGGGTGGCGTACCTTACGACAATCGGGCCGAGCTTTCGGAGCGGATCATCGCCGCGGCGGCCGATACCGGCATCGGCCTGACGCTGCTGCCCGTGCTGTACCAGCAGGGCGGCCTGGATGGCCGCCCCTTGGCCGGTGGCCAGCGGCGCTTTTTCAACGATACGGACTCCTTCCTGCGGCTCGTCTGCGCTGCCGAAACGGCGCTCGCCCGCTTGCCGGGCGATGCGGCGCTGGGCATCGCGCCCCATTCGCTGCGGGCGGTATCGGCGGAAAGCCTCGGCGAGGCCGTGGCCCTGCGGGGATCCGGTCCGCTTCACATGCACATCGCCGAGCAGGAACTCGAGATAGAAGAGGTGGTGGCCGCCACGGGCCGGCGTCCGGTGGAGTGGTTGTTCGACAACCACGTCGTGGATGCGCGTTGGTGCCTGATCCACGCGACCCACATGACGCCGGACGAAACGGAGCGGCTGGCGCGCAGCGGCGCGGTGGCCGGCTTGTGCCCGGTAACCGAAGCCAATCTGGGTGACGGCATCTTCAACGGCGTCGATTATCTTTCGGCCGGTGGCCATTTCGGCATAGGCTCCGATTCCAACATCCGCATCTCGACGGGAGAGGAATTGCGACAGCTCGAATATTCCCAGAGGCTGAAGCATCGGGGCCGTGCCGTGCTCGCGGAGCCCGGCGGCTCCGTCGGCCGACGCCTTTACGATATCGCCTTGGCCGGCGGCGCGCAGGCGCTCGGGCGAGACAGCGGAGCCATCGCCCCCGGCAAGTGGGCGGACCTCGTCGCGCTGGATGCCAACGTCCTGTCGGGCTCCCGCAAGGGGGACGGGTTGATCGACGCGTTCGTCTTCACCGCCGACCGGAGCGCCGTAACGGATGTATGGTCGGCCGGGCGCCACAGCGTGCAGGCCGGGCGGCATGTGGCGCGCGCGGCCCTCGCGGCGCGCTACGCCAGGACATTGTCGCGGCTGACCGACCTTTCATGA
- the hutI gene encoding imidazolonepropionase → MALRLLTDLTLCTMAGPEPYGTVEDGALALEDGRIAYAGPIADLPERFRGVAAESQEGRVATPALIDCHTHLVFGGDRAREFEMRLTGKSYEEIARAGGGIVSTVAATRALDAAALADAARTRLDALLAEGVGTVEIKSGYGLTIDSELAMLRAARQLGRDRQVRVRTTWLAAHSLPPEYKGRADDYIADVVLPGMDAGAAEGLIDAVDAFCEGIAFSVAEVSRVFEHARQLGLPVKLHAEQLSNLGGAAMAAGFGALSADHLEYLDDAGVAAMQRAGTVAVMLPGAYYTLRETQAPPVAALRAAGVPMALATDCNPGTSPLTSLLMAMNMGATLFRMTPEETLAGVTRHAARALGLEDEIGTLQAGKRAEIAIWSIDHPAELSYRIGFNPLHAIILGSSQ, encoded by the coding sequence ATGGCTCTGCGCCTTCTGACCGATCTAACGCTCTGTACCATGGCCGGGCCCGAGCCCTATGGGACAGTGGAGGACGGCGCGCTGGCGCTGGAGGACGGCCGCATCGCCTATGCCGGTCCGATCGCAGACCTGCCCGAGCGCTTTCGCGGCGTGGCAGCGGAAAGCCAGGAAGGCCGCGTCGCGACGCCGGCCCTGATCGACTGCCATACGCATCTGGTCTTCGGCGGCGACCGGGCCCGCGAGTTCGAGATGCGGCTGACGGGGAAATCCTATGAGGAGATCGCCCGGGCCGGCGGCGGCATCGTCTCTACCGTAGCGGCCACGCGTGCGCTGGACGCGGCAGCACTTGCAGACGCCGCCAGAACCCGCCTGGACGCACTCCTGGCGGAAGGCGTCGGCACGGTCGAGATCAAGTCCGGCTACGGGCTGACGATCGACTCCGAGCTCGCCATGCTGCGCGCCGCCCGGCAACTCGGCCGCGACAGGCAGGTCCGGGTGCGGACCACCTGGCTTGCCGCGCACAGCCTGCCGCCCGAGTACAAGGGGCGCGCCGATGACTACATCGCGGACGTCGTCCTGCCCGGCATGGATGCCGGTGCGGCGGAGGGGCTGATCGATGCCGTCGACGCCTTCTGCGAAGGCATCGCCTTTTCCGTCGCCGAGGTTTCCCGCGTTTTCGAGCATGCCAGACAGCTCGGCCTGCCGGTCAAGCTGCATGCGGAGCAATTGTCCAATCTCGGCGGCGCAGCGATGGCGGCCGGCTTCGGCGCCCTGTCGGCCGACCATCTCGAATATCTGGACGATGCCGGCGTCGCGGCCATGCAGCGGGCCGGCACCGTGGCGGTCATGCTGCCCGGCGCCTACTACACGCTGCGCGAAACGCAGGCCCCGCCAGTGGCCGCCCTGCGTGCGGCGGGTGTGCCCATGGCGCTGGCGACGGACTGCAACCCCGGCACATCGCCCCTCACCTCCCTGCTCATGGCCATGAACATGGGCGCGACCCTGTTCCGCATGACGCCCGAGGAAACGCTGGCGGGCGTAACGCGCCACGCCGCTAGGGCATTGGGGCTGGAGGACGAAATTGGAACGCTGCAGGCAGGCAAGCGCGCCGAGATCGCCATCTGGTCGATCGACCATCCCGCCGAACTTTCCTACCGCATCGGCTTCAATCCTCTTCACGCAATCATTCTCGGGTCATCGCAATGA
- the hutH gene encoding histidine ammonia-lyase, producing the protein MSIILTPGKVTLATLESIYRGSGPVTLDAAFRPAIAAAAARIAEIAGGDEAVYGVNTGFGKLASVRIAAGDVATLQRNLILSHCCGVGEPLPDPIVRLIMATKLISLGRGASGVRPQIVELIEAMLAHGILPVIPGQGSVGASGDLAPLAHMAAAMIGEGRVRVAGVDMAAGDALRQHGLEPVVLAAKEGLALINGTQVSTALALAGLFRAHRASAAALVTGALSTDAAMGSSAPFHEEIHILRGHQGQIDAATALRGLLAGSQIRDSHLEGDERVQDPYCIRCQPQVDGACLDLLRQAARTLRIEANAVTDNPLVLSDGQVLSGGNFHAEPVALAADQIALAVCEIGAIAQRRIALLVDPALSFGLPAFLARNPGLNSGLMIAEVTSAALMSENKQMSHPASVDSTPTSANQEDHVSMACHGARRLQLMTANLFGIVGIEALTAAQGIEFRHPLKTGTELLKAQAVIRTRIPALDEDRYMADDLAAAAAMVEDGSLADAVSAGLLPILEDAA; encoded by the coding sequence ATGAGCATTATCCTCACACCCGGCAAGGTCACATTGGCGACCCTGGAATCCATCTATCGTGGCAGCGGGCCCGTAACGCTCGATGCCGCCTTCCGGCCGGCCATCGCGGCGGCGGCGGCCCGCATCGCGGAGATCGCCGGCGGTGACGAGGCCGTCTATGGCGTCAATACCGGCTTCGGCAAACTGGCCAGCGTACGCATCGCGGCCGGGGACGTTGCGACGCTGCAGCGCAACCTGATCCTGTCGCATTGCTGCGGCGTCGGCGAGCCATTGCCCGACCCCATCGTGCGACTGATCATGGCAACGAAGCTGATCTCCCTCGGGCGGGGCGCGTCGGGCGTACGACCGCAGATCGTCGAGTTGATCGAGGCCATGCTGGCGCACGGCATCCTGCCGGTCATCCCCGGCCAGGGCTCGGTGGGTGCATCGGGCGACCTTGCCCCGCTTGCACATATGGCCGCCGCGATGATCGGCGAAGGCAGGGTGCGGGTGGCCGGCGTCGACATGGCGGCCGGCGACGCCTTGCGGCAGCACGGGCTGGAGCCGGTGGTGCTGGCCGCCAAGGAGGGGTTGGCCCTCATCAACGGCACCCAGGTATCGACGGCGCTGGCGCTGGCGGGATTGTTCCGGGCGCATCGGGCATCCGCGGCGGCGCTGGTGACAGGGGCACTGTCCACCGATGCGGCGATGGGCTCGTCCGCGCCCTTCCACGAAGAGATACACATCCTGCGCGGCCACCAGGGGCAGATCGATGCGGCGACGGCCCTGCGCGGGCTTCTCGCCGGCTCGCAGATCCGCGACAGCCATCTGGAAGGCGACGAGCGCGTCCAGGATCCCTATTGCATCCGCTGCCAGCCGCAGGTCGACGGCGCTTGCCTGGATCTCCTGCGGCAGGCGGCGCGCACGCTGCGCATCGAGGCGAATGCCGTAACCGACAACCCCCTCGTCCTCTCCGACGGACAGGTCCTGTCGGGTGGCAATTTCCATGCCGAGCCCGTCGCCCTTGCGGCCGACCAGATTGCCCTCGCCGTATGCGAGATCGGCGCCATAGCCCAAAGGCGCATCGCGCTTCTCGTGGACCCCGCCCTGTCGTTCGGCCTGCCCGCCTTCCTGGCGCGCAATCCCGGCCTGAACTCCGGACTGATGATCGCGGAGGTCACCTCGGCCGCGCTGATGTCGGAGAACAAGCAGATGTCGCATCCCGCATCGGTGGATTCCACGCCCACCTCCGCCAACCAGGAAGACCATGTCTCCATGGCTTGTCACGGTGCGCGGCGGCTTCAGCTCATGACGGCCAACCTGTTCGGGATCGTCGGCATCGAGGCGCTGACGGCCGCCCAGGGCATCGAGTTCCGCCACCCGCTGAAAACGGGTACGGAACTTCTGAAGGCGCAGGCCGTGATCCGCACCCGCATACCCGCGCTGGACGAGGACCGCTACATGGCCGACGACCTGGCTGCCGCCGCCGCGATGGTGGAGGATGGCAGCCTTGCCGATGCCGTGTCCGCCGGCCTTCTGCCAATACTGGAGGACGCAGCATGA
- the hutG gene encoding N-formylglutamate deformylase — MSVFKVTQGDGPVILAYPHSGTLAPEEITTRFNAEGRLLRDTDWHLPTLYDGLLAGATHVEATFHRYVIDANRDPSGASLYPGQNTTGLIPLTDFDNQPIWKPGEEPTEEDRTLRLERFHAPYHAALRAEIERVRRRHGVAILYDCHSIRSVIPHLFDGRLPDLNIGTDNGRTAAPSIQQAAVDVAAAAAPTFTHVVNGRFRGGWTTRHYGQPQTGVHAIQMELAQATHLAAESPPFAYDAARAAPLRETLSALLNRINALAAELKGDA; from the coding sequence ATGAGCGTCTTCAAGGTCACGCAGGGCGACGGGCCCGTCATCCTCGCCTATCCCCATTCCGGTACGCTGGCTCCCGAGGAGATCACCACGCGCTTCAACGCGGAGGGGCGGTTGCTGCGGGATACGGACTGGCACCTGCCCACGCTGTATGACGGCCTGCTGGCGGGCGCGACGCATGTGGAGGCGACGTTCCACCGCTATGTCATCGATGCCAATCGCGATCCGTCGGGAGCAAGCCTTTATCCGGGGCAGAACACGACCGGGCTGATCCCGCTGACGGATTTCGACAACCAACCGATATGGAAGCCGGGCGAGGAGCCGACGGAGGAGGACCGGACCTTAAGGCTGGAGCGGTTCCACGCGCCGTATCATGCCGCCCTCCGCGCCGAGATCGAGCGCGTGCGCCGGCGGCATGGCGTTGCCATCCTCTATGACTGCCATTCGATCCGCTCGGTCATCCCCCATCTGTTCGACGGTCGTCTGCCGGACCTGAACATCGGCACTGACAACGGCCGTACGGCAGCGCCCTCGATCCAGCAGGCGGCGGTGGACGTGGCGGCCGCCGCCGCGCCCACCTTCACCCATGTCGTCAACGGACGCTTTCGCGGCGGCTGGACGACGCGTCATTACGGCCAACCGCAGACCGGGGTCCACGCCATCCAGATGGAACTGGCGCAGGCCACGCATCTTGCCGCCGAAAGCCCTCCCTTCGCCTACGACGCCGCCCGCGCCGCACCGCTTCGCGAGACGCTGTCGGCACTTCTCAACCGCATTAATGCCCTCGCCGCCGAACTGAAAGGTGATGCATGA
- the hutU gene encoding urocanate hydratase has product MTTDPRRHNTRIVRAPHGPELTARSWMTEAPLRMLMNNLDPEVAENPNELVVYGGIGRAARTWNDFDKIVSALRQLADDETLLVQSGKPVGVFRTHADAPRVLIANSNLVPHWATWDHFNELDRRGLAMYGQMTAGSWIYIGTQGIVQGTYETFAEAGRQHYGGSLRGRWVLTGGLGGMGGAQPLAAVMAGASCLAVECNPESIDFRLRTRYVDEKAETLDEAMEMIQRWTAAGEAKSVGLLGNAAEILPEMVKRGIRPDIVTDQTSAHDPINGYLPVGWSIAEWKAKRESDPKAVEKAARASMRTHVEAMLAFHEAGVPTLDYGNNIRQVAKDEGLENAFAFPGFVPAYIRPLFCRGIGPFRWAALSGDPEDIYRTDAKVKELLPDNRHLHRWLDMARERIAFQGLPARICWVGLGDRHKLGLAFNEMVASGELKGPVVIGRDHLDSGSVASPNRETEAMKDGSDAVSDWPLLNALLNTASGATWVSLHHGGGVGMGFSQHSGMVICCDGSADAARRIERVLWNDPATGVMRHADAGYEIALDCAREQGLNLPAIL; this is encoded by the coding sequence ATGACCACGGATCCCCGCCGCCACAATACCCGCATTGTCCGCGCCCCCCACGGGCCCGAGCTGACGGCCAGGAGCTGGATGACGGAGGCCCCGTTGCGCATGCTGATGAACAACCTCGATCCGGAGGTTGCGGAAAATCCCAATGAGCTGGTCGTCTATGGCGGCATCGGCCGGGCAGCCCGCACCTGGAACGATTTCGACAAGATCGTTTCGGCGCTTCGCCAGCTTGCGGACGACGAGACGCTGCTGGTGCAGAGCGGCAAGCCGGTGGGCGTCTTTCGCACCCATGCGGATGCGCCGCGCGTGCTGATCGCCAATTCCAACCTGGTGCCGCACTGGGCCACCTGGGATCATTTCAACGAGCTGGATCGACGCGGCCTTGCCATGTATGGCCAGATGACCGCCGGCTCGTGGATCTATATCGGCACCCAGGGCATCGTTCAGGGCACCTACGAAACCTTCGCGGAAGCGGGGCGCCAGCATTATGGCGGCAGCCTCCGGGGGCGCTGGGTGCTGACGGGCGGGCTTGGCGGCATGGGCGGCGCGCAGCCGCTGGCCGCCGTCATGGCAGGCGCCTCGTGCCTGGCCGTCGAATGCAATCCGGAGTCGATCGATTTCCGCCTGCGCACCCGCTATGTCGACGAGAAGGCAGAAACGCTGGACGAGGCGATGGAGATGATCCAGCGCTGGACGGCCGCCGGCGAGGCGAAATCCGTCGGGCTTCTCGGCAATGCGGCCGAAATCCTGCCGGAGATGGTCAAGCGCGGCATCCGCCCGGATATCGTGACCGACCAGACCTCCGCGCACGATCCGATCAACGGTTATCTTCCCGTGGGCTGGAGCATCGCCGAATGGAAGGCGAAGCGCGAAAGCGATCCCAAGGCGGTGGAGAAGGCGGCGCGCGCTTCGATGCGCACGCATGTCGAGGCCATGCTGGCCTTCCATGAGGCCGGGGTGCCGACGCTCGATTACGGCAACAACATCCGCCAGGTGGCGAAGGACGAAGGGTTGGAGAATGCCTTCGCCTTTCCCGGCTTCGTGCCGGCCTATATCCGTCCGCTGTTCTGCCGGGGCATCGGGCCCTTCCGATGGGCGGCCCTGTCGGGCGACCCGGAAGACATCTACCGCACCGACGCCAAGGTGAAGGAGCTGCTGCCCGACAACCGGCATCTGCATCGCTGGCTGGACATGGCACGGGAGCGGATCGCGTTTCAGGGGTTGCCGGCGCGCATCTGCTGGGTGGGTCTTGGAGATCGCCACAAGCTTGGTCTCGCCTTCAACGAGATGGTCGCCAGCGGCGAGTTGAAGGGGCCTGTCGTCATCGGCCGCGATCATCTGGACTCCGGCTCCGTCGCCTCGCCCAACCGGGAAACGGAGGCGATGAAGGACGGCTCTGACGCCGTTTCGGACTGGCCGCTGTTGAACGCCCTGTTGAATACCGCATCGGGCGCCACATGGGTCAGCCTGCATCATGGCGGCGGGGTCGGAATGGGCTTCTCGCAGCACTCCGGCATGGTGATCTGCTGCGACGGCAGTGCCGATGCGGCGCGCCGCATCGAGCGTGTCTTGTGGAACGACCCTGCGACCGGGGTTATGCGGCATGCAGATGCGGGTTACGAGATCGCGTTGGATTGCGCGCGGGAGCAGGGGTTGAACCTGCCTGCGATCCTTTAG
- a CDS encoding Fur family transcriptional regulator: MSASQTDKSRAYEAILREAGVRITRPRKVILSIVGGHGDHPDALEIYRRAVAIDPAISLSTVYRTMKLLEEKGAIHRHAFEGGPSRFEHAAAEHHDHLIDMDTGEVVEFHSERIEALQEEIAQRLGYEIVFHRLELYGRKRRSG, from the coding sequence ATGAGTGCGTCGCAAACTGACAAGAGCCGCGCCTACGAGGCGATCCTGCGGGAAGCGGGCGTGCGCATCACGCGCCCGCGCAAGGTGATCCTGTCCATCGTCGGCGGGCATGGCGACCATCCGGATGCACTGGAAATCTACCGGCGCGCGGTTGCCATCGACCCGGCGATCTCGCTGTCCACTGTCTATCGGACCATGAAACTGCTTGAGGAAAAGGGTGCGATTCACCGCCACGCCTTCGAAGGCGGGCCTTCCCGCTTCGAGCATGCCGCGGCCGAGCACCATGACCATCTGATCGACATGGATACCGGCGAGGTGGTCGAGTTCCACTCCGAACGAATCGAGGCGCTGCAGGAAGAGATCGCGCAGCGCCTCGGATATGAGATCGTCTTCCACCGCCTGGAGCTTTACGGGCGCAAACGGCGATCCGGCTGA
- a CDS encoding OsmC family protein: protein MKRHATAIWNGALADGKGALTTQSGALDNHGYSFKARFEDESGKSGTNPEELLAAAHAGCFAMQLSHFLAENGTPADELKARSVVSVEQAAGGFEVRSSAITLEGKVPGIDDSTFQELATKAKENCPISKALGAIEVTLDAKLV from the coding sequence ATGAAACGCCACGCAACCGCGATCTGGAACGGGGCCCTTGCCGATGGAAAGGGCGCGTTGACGACCCAATCCGGCGCGCTCGACAATCATGGCTACTCGTTCAAGGCCCGATTCGAGGATGAGAGCGGAAAGTCCGGCACCAACCCCGAAGAGCTCCTCGCCGCAGCGCATGCCGGCTGCTTCGCGATGCAACTGTCGCACTTCCTGGCCGAAAACGGTACTCCGGCCGACGAGTTGAAGGCACGGTCCGTCGTCAGCGTCGAGCAGGCTGCCGGTGGCTTCGAGGTCAGGTCTTCGGCGATCACGCTCGAAGGCAAGGTTCCCGGTATCGACGATTCGACGTTCCAGGAGCTGGCCACCAAGGCCAAGGAAAACTGCCCCATCTCCAAGGCGCTGGGCGCCATCGAGGTGACGCTGGATGCCAAACTGGTCTGA
- a CDS encoding tyrosine recombinase XerC, whose product MTGEILTHAEPGLLDRKADWLKRLEGQRGVSPNTVEAYERDVRQLLVFLTRHHGRPARMADLADLPQADIRGFLASRKTDGAGARTLARGLAGVRSFIRFLERDGQASSASVRTARTPRLPRRLPRPLSPADAVTVTDEAGAMATQPWISARNVAVLTLLYGCGLRISEALGLPGDSLTDSSARSMLVVGKGGRERLVPLLPAVHQAVEAYRTSCPWHLDASGPLFRGARGGPLRPQIIQAEMQRLRGLIGLPDSATPHALRHSFATHLLAGGGDLRTIQDLLGHASLSTTQAYTGVDSARLMAAHAAAHPRARKSRNVPSPEA is encoded by the coding sequence ATGACCGGCGAGATCCTGACCCATGCCGAGCCGGGCCTTTTGGACCGCAAAGCGGACTGGCTGAAGCGGCTGGAAGGGCAGCGAGGCGTTAGCCCGAATACGGTGGAGGCTTACGAGCGGGATGTGCGCCAACTCCTGGTATTCCTGACGCGTCACCACGGACGTCCGGCGCGCATGGCCGACCTTGCCGATCTGCCGCAAGCGGACATCCGCGGTTTCCTGGCATCGCGGAAAACCGACGGGGCCGGGGCCCGGACCCTAGCGCGCGGGCTTGCCGGAGTGCGCTCGTTCATCCGCTTCCTGGAGCGTGACGGACAGGCATCCAGCGCCTCGGTGCGCACCGCGCGGACGCCCCGGCTGCCACGCCGCCTTCCGCGACCGCTGAGCCCGGCCGATGCCGTGACCGTGACGGACGAGGCCGGCGCCATGGCGACACAGCCGTGGATATCCGCCCGCAACGTGGCCGTGCTGACGCTGCTCTATGGCTGCGGCCTCCGGATCTCGGAGGCGCTCGGCCTGCCGGGAGACAGCCTGACCGACAGCAGCGCCAGATCCATGCTGGTCGTCGGAAAGGGCGGGCGGGAAAGGCTGGTTCCACTGTTGCCGGCCGTGCATCAGGCGGTCGAGGCCTATCGTACGTCATGCCCCTGGCATCTCGACGCATCCGGGCCACTTTTTCGTGGCGCGCGCGGCGGGCCGCTGCGTCCACAGATCATCCAGGCCGAAATGCAGCGGCTGCGCGGACTGATCGGCCTGCCCGATTCGGCGACACCGCATGCCCTGCGCCACTCCTTCGCAACCCACCTCCTGGCCGGGGGCGGCGACCTGCGCACCATCCAGGACTTGTTGGGGCATGCCTCTCTTTCGACGACCCAGGCCTATACAGGCGTGGACTCCGCCCGCCTCATGGCCGCGCATGCGGCCGCCCACCCCCGTGCCCGGAAATCCCGCAATGTTCCCTCCCCGGAAGCCTAG